In Oreochromis niloticus isolate F11D_XX linkage group LG5, O_niloticus_UMD_NMBU, whole genome shotgun sequence, a single window of DNA contains:
- the sdc4 gene encoding syndecan-4 isoform X2, with protein MLTLCLVLMLSTASVFSESVRETETWMPMKSSQTAGVSTRGGDLDASGDAPIGSDFGFTGDDDDDDTYDNEDDNEDYNDFSGSGDADTTMSPDETTSVKLDIIDNKIPEPERPVRPTVNEMEMVEKNEIPFNKDRGEDNLSNVLMSHTGNESILSKTEVLAALIAALAVGLMFAILLILFLIYRMKKKDEGSYDLSKKPIYKKAPTTEIYA; from the exons GTGAGGGAGACGGAGACATGGATGCCCATGAAGAGCTCGCAGACGGCCGGCGTGTCGACACGTGGCGGCGATCTGGATGCTTCGGGAGACGCCCCGATCGGCTCAGACTTCGGCTTCACAggcgatgatgatgacgatgacaCGTACGACAATGAAGATGACAATGAAGATTACAACGACTTCTCTGGATCTGGTGACGCAG ACACGACCATGTCACCTGACGAGACGACATCAGTGAAG CTCGACATTATTGACAATAAGATCCCTGAGCCAGAGCGCCCGGTGCGACCAACCGTCAACGAGATGGAGATGGTCGAGAAGAACGAGATCCCTTTCAACAAGGATCGCGGAGAAGACAACCTGTCCAATGTCCTCATGTCCCACACCGGCAACGAGAGCATCCTGAGCAAGACGGAGGTCCTTGCAG CTCTGATCGCGGCCCTCGCCGTTGGCCTGATGTTCGccatcctcctcatcctcttcctcatctATCGCATGAAGAAGAAGGACGAGGGCAGCTACGATTTGTCGAAGAAGCCCATCTACAAGAAGGCCCCCACCACAGAGATCTACGCATAG
- the sdc4 gene encoding syndecan-4 isoform X1: protein MLTLCLVLMLSTASVFSESQVRETETWMPMKSSQTAGVSTRGGDLDASGDAPIGSDFGFTGDDDDDDTYDNEDDNEDYNDFSGSGDADTTMSPDETTSVKLDIIDNKIPEPERPVRPTVNEMEMVEKNEIPFNKDRGEDNLSNVLMSHTGNESILSKTEVLAALIAALAVGLMFAILLILFLIYRMKKKDEGSYDLSKKPIYKKAPTTEIYA, encoded by the exons CAGGTGAGGGAGACGGAGACATGGATGCCCATGAAGAGCTCGCAGACGGCCGGCGTGTCGACACGTGGCGGCGATCTGGATGCTTCGGGAGACGCCCCGATCGGCTCAGACTTCGGCTTCACAggcgatgatgatgacgatgacaCGTACGACAATGAAGATGACAATGAAGATTACAACGACTTCTCTGGATCTGGTGACGCAG ACACGACCATGTCACCTGACGAGACGACATCAGTGAAG CTCGACATTATTGACAATAAGATCCCTGAGCCAGAGCGCCCGGTGCGACCAACCGTCAACGAGATGGAGATGGTCGAGAAGAACGAGATCCCTTTCAACAAGGATCGCGGAGAAGACAACCTGTCCAATGTCCTCATGTCCCACACCGGCAACGAGAGCATCCTGAGCAAGACGGAGGTCCTTGCAG CTCTGATCGCGGCCCTCGCCGTTGGCCTGATGTTCGccatcctcctcatcctcttcctcatctATCGCATGAAGAAGAAGGACGAGGGCAGCTACGATTTGTCGAAGAAGCCCATCTACAAGAAGGCCCCCACCACAGAGATCTACGCATAG